The window CTCCAGCAGATGCGGAAATATGTGCCTCTATTGCCCAAAAGTGTTTACCAAACTGCAGGAATAAATGCTCTACATTGTCTCTGCGGGAACTTGTGGCGGAACTTAATTGCTGCGATATTATTATTAGTGGCGATACCGGACCTATGCATTTGGGGGCGTCTTTGCATAAACCCCAAATTGCCATTTTCGGAGGAACCCATCCCCGCTTAGGTTTTAAACCGCTGAACAAGAAAGCCATTATTCTTTGCGCTGAACTATCCTGCCAACCTTGCTCTTTGCATGGCAGAGAAAAATGCCCTTTGCAGCATTTTAATTGTATGAATGCTATTAGTCCTGCTTTGCTTGATTCTGCACTTAAAAAAGCCCTGAAGAGCTTGTAATTTCCCTAAACAGTTATATTATTACAAATTATCCGTTTTCCTGCTTGAGAGAGAACCCTTATATTCAAGAAAGGGCTTTATTTTACAATAACCTGCTTCAGGGTAACAACTTTTCCCGCCTGAACCAGCCGCAGAAAATAAATGCCGTTGGCTAACTTGCTTGGCAGCTGTGAGCTTTGCCAATTGCGGATATCCTTTTCCCGATGCAGACATTGCCCTTTCAGGTTATAGAGCTCTAAAGTAAAGAGAGTGCCAGCTTTGCTTTCTACAGTAAAAAAATCCCTGGAAGGATTGGGATAGCAATAAAAACCCGGCTGAGGGAGATGCAAATCGGTATTGGCAACATAGCCATTATGACTATATACTTCAATATTATCTAAAAACAAAGCCATCGCATCCACGGAAAGACAACGCCAGGCAAGATACACATTTTGATTATTCCAGGCAGATAAAGAGTATTGATAAACCGTCCATTCCACAGGCACGGAAAGATAAGCATCCGTCTGAACAGGAACAAAAGACCCTGGTTCGTCGTTGGTATTGGAAATAAGGACACTCAGGCGTTCCAGTCCAAAATTGGCATAAGCAGACCTGGCAGCAAATTGCAAAGTGGATTCTGTTCCCAAATAGATAACAGGTGAAATTAGCCAATCATTATTCGGGGGTGGAATAGAACAGATTGAAGCCAGCATTTTATTTCCTGCATAAGCAGGATGCTCTGTTAAAGGAGGAATCGTATTTGCGGGCTCAAAACATATCCAGGCAGAAGCATTGCCCTCATTGGGATAAGTTACATTTTGCCAATCTGAAGTGGCTGCCAAATCCAAATCCAAATTTTGCCAGCGGGCTATTGTTCCGGAAAAAGAAGGGCAATTTTCAAAGCCCTGAAACAATATCCTTTCCGCTCCTCCTGCCGGAACAGTAATAGTAATTACATTGGAAGGAGTGCTTTCCGAGCCGGAAATATTTACTGCGGTTACATAGTAATAATAACTTACTCCTGCTTGCACATTATTATCGTAATAAAAGGTCTCCAAGGTAGATGTATAGAAGCTGGCATTGCGGTAAATCTTGTAATAGCTTTGATTATTCGTTATAGGAGCGCTCCAGGATAATTGGGCAGCAGAACCATTATAAAAACCGCTTAAATTCTGAGGGGGAGAGATGTATTCCGCTATGGTAGTAAAGTTCCAAAGTAAAGAAGAATAAACACAGTCATTGATGTAACCGTTTACTTTCCAGTAATAGGTCTTATTGAATTGAAAAGGAGTTTCCGGTTGCCAATATGTTAGCGGTGTTTGGCTAACAACCTGCTGTAAAGAATCCGGATGCGTTCCCAAAAAGAGAGAAAAACTGCTGCAGATACTTGTCCAGGATAAAGTTGTATCCACAGAAATATTGCTGTCCCCATTAGCTGGATTGGGCGTAATAGGTGTGTAATATTGTGCCTCTATAGTCAATTGCAGGTTACTGCGAAAGTTTTTCAAAGTCCAGCCGCTTTCCGGAGGCAATAATGGATCGGGATTTATCTGCGAACTTTGATATTGAATAGCATAATTCAGGGGGCAGGAACTACAGCTAAAATCATCGGAACTACTGCCATAGCCGATGCTGTTTTCATCCACGGCTAACAGCAAAGCATCAATGCCATTATAAAGAAAGGGGGTTTCCAATTGAATAACCAACCATCCGTTACCCGGCAAGCCATTAAGAAAATCCGTTTCCTGCAGATTATTATTATAAACAACCTGCATATTGTTAAGCGGAAGCCAATTCGTTATAGCAGCAACCGGAGAATGCCCCATCCATATTTTCCAGGTTTTATTGGCATTAAAAAATACATTGCTGCTTACATTGTATTGAAAACTAACAGCAGTAATCATTCCTGCACAACCTATTTCTTCAGGCAGATACAATTGCTGCGAATAGCTGAAATGTGCTATCGGCTCTATAGGTAATCCTTTATTCAACTGATTTTCGTTACCGATAGTTATGACCGTTGCGTGCAAACAAACACAAAATAAAAACGCTAATATTACCAGTTTACGCATTTGCAATCCTTTCTAATAGTCCTCAGCACTTTTTATGAGTGACATCTTTATTTTACTACTGCTTTCCACATTACCCTGTAATCAGTTTCTAAGGTAAGTTTATCGTTATTTTCTTCACTTCCGGGTATTTCAATAAGTGTTCCCGAATCTCTTCCGCTATATTTTCTCTCCACTGATCAAACTTCATTATATTCAGATCAATCGTCACTTCGCCATCTTGAAAGCCAATATACTTCACCATTTTAAGAGCGATAATATCTTCTCCCACTTGCGGATAGATGATTTTTTTCAGCTCTTCTTCAATAGTTGCCTTCCCGAAATCAGGAACTTTTTTCAAACCGTGTTCAATTTCATAATTGGAAATAGCCGATTGTAATGTATCGGCAGCTAAAACGCTACAATGCACTTTCACGGGGGGAAGTCCATCCAAAGCATCCATTGCATCCTTCCAGGTAATATTCTTTGCTTCTTCCAGGGTTTTTCCTTTTGCCATATCGGTAATTATTGAAGCGGTGGCAATATTGGAAGCGCAGCCATAAGACAGGAAGCTGATATCCTCAATGGTCTTTGTTTCATCATTAACTTTCAGATACACGGTTACCTGATCTCCGCAGGCAGGACTTCCTTCCGTGGCTTCAGCATCCGGGTTATCCATTTTGCCTACATTATGCGGATGCATAAAGTGGTCTAAAACCTTTTGTGAATATTGCATTTTATTTCTCCTTAGTCATTGCTAAATAAAGGGGACTGCGATTTCGCAGCTCTTGTGTTATTTCTACCAAAGCCCGGACGGTTTCGTCCAATTCAGCTTTGGTTGTATAGCGGGAAACAGTAAATTTCATTGAACCGTGGGATTGGATATGTGTTTTTCCCATTGCCATTAAAATATAATTTGCTTTTAGTCCTTCCGAAGCACAAGCACTTCCTGTGGCAACGGTAATTCCTTTCTGATCCAGCATCATAGTAATTGCCTCGCCTTCAATGAAATCAATTGAAACATTGATATTGTGGGGAGCTCTTTTTTCACCTCGGGGTCCGTTTAATTCTACAAAAGGGATTTCCTTCTCCAGTTTTTCTAAAAGGTAATTGGATAGCTCTCTCAAATAAGCGGCATTCCCTTCAAAATCATTGAAAACAAGCTCTGCTGCCTTGGCAAAACCAGCTATTAAAGCAATGCTTAAACCTCCGGTTTGCAAATTATCAACTCTTTTAACCCCATGAATTAACTGCGCCAGTTTTGTTCCCGTTTTTTGATAGAGTGCCCCAATCCCTTGAGGTCCGTGTATTTTATGAGCACTGATAGACATCGTGTCTATGCCCAATTCCTTTACATTCAAAGGAACTTTTCCGTAGCCCTGTCCTGCATCCAAATGGAAATAAATCTTATGATCGGCACTATCTAAAATAGCTTTAATTTCGGAAAGCGGTTGAATTATGCCTACAGTATGATTCACAAATGTGGTCATAAACAGAATAGTATCTTTACGGATAGCGTTTTTCAGCTCCTCCAAAGAGATAAAACCTTCGCTATCCGAGCTTAAATAAGTTACTTCAAAACCGTTTTTTTCCAAATAGGCAGCATTAGTTAATAAATCAGGATAATCCACAACGGAAACGATTATATGTCTGCCCTGTTGTTTATAGGCATTAGCTAAACCCTTAATAGCTATATTATTAGCTAAAGTGCCTCCGGAAGTGAAGTGAATTTCATTAGGTTTGGCACCGAGGGTATCAGCAATTAGCTGTTGCGAACGGGAAATCATATCATTAGTGCTTTCCCCGGTGCTGATAAAAGTTCCCGGAAACCAGAATTTTTCCTGAAAATAAGGTTGCATTGCCGCTAAAACTTCCGGAGCAGGACAAGTAGTTACACAATTATCAAGGTATATTCTTCCCGGTTGCATCATTTTTCTCCTTTCCAGGCATTATAAATCTCTGCCAGAGTATATTGAGTTAGTATTACATCTATCTTAATTCCCAAGGCACGGAAAAAACTGCTCAAAGGACAGTGTCCCTCAGGGCAAAACCGCTTGGCATTAATATTACAGTTCGGGTTTAAAGAATCGTCATCTACTGCCTTCAGAATATCCGCTAAAGTAATCTCTGTCGGCTTTCTGCTTAAGAAATAACCACCCTTTGCGCCGGAACTGCTTACAATAAGATTCGCCGCTTTCAAATCAGCCAGCAAATGTTCTATGTATTTTTTCGGAAGGGCTTGCCGCTGGCAAATTTTTTTAGCGCTAACAGCTTCCCTGGAACTATCCGCTATTTCCAATAAAGCTCTAAGTGCATATTCCGTGCGCGTATTAACTGCCATTACGAACTCCTGGTAATTATTCTCTCTAATACATACTAATTTGCTATGGATTAAAAGCAAACACTTTTTTTGCTCTCCGGCAAA is drawn from Candidatus Cloacimonas sp. and contains these coding sequences:
- a CDS encoding choice-of-anchor J domain-containing protein gives rise to the protein MRKLVILAFLFCVCLHATVITIGNENQLNKGLPIEPIAHFSYSQQLYLPEEIGCAGMITAVSFQYNVSSNVFFNANKTWKIWMGHSPVAAITNWLPLNNMQVVYNNNLQETDFLNGLPGNGWLVIQLETPFLYNGIDALLLAVDENSIGYGSSSDDFSCSSCPLNYAIQYQSSQINPDPLLPPESGWTLKNFRSNLQLTIEAQYYTPITPNPANGDSNISVDTTLSWTSICSSFSLFLGTHPDSLQQVVSQTPLTYWQPETPFQFNKTYYWKVNGYINDCVYSSLLWNFTTIAEYISPPQNLSGFYNGSAAQLSWSAPITNNQSYYKIYRNASFYTSTLETFYYDNNVQAGVSYYYYVTAVNISGSESTPSNVITITVPAGGAERILFQGFENCPSFSGTIARWQNLDLDLAATSDWQNVTYPNEGNASAWICFEPANTIPPLTEHPAYAGNKMLASICSIPPPNNDWLISPVIYLGTESTLQFAARSAYANFGLERLSVLISNTNDEPGSFVPVQTDAYLSVPVEWTVYQYSLSAWNNQNVYLAWRCLSVDAMALFLDNIEVYSHNGYVANTDLHLPQPGFYCYPNPSRDFFTVESKAGTLFTLELYNLKGQCLHREKDIRNWQSSQLPSKLANGIYFLRLVQAGKVVTLKQVIVK
- a CDS encoding iron-sulfur cluster assembly protein — encoded protein: MKKVPDFGKATIEEELKKIIYPQVGEDIIALKMVKYIGFQDGEVTIDLNIMKFDQWRENIAEEIREHLLKYPEVKKITINLP
- a CDS encoding cysteine desulfurase family protein — encoded protein: MMQPGRIYLDNCVTTCPAPEVLAAMQPYFQEKFWFPGTFISTGESTNDMISRSQQLIADTLGAKPNEIHFTSGGTLANNIAIKGLANAYKQQGRHIIVSVVDYPDLLTNAAYLEKNGFEVTYLSSDSEGFISLEELKNAIRKDTILFMTTFVNHTVGIIQPLSEIKAILDSADHKIYFHLDAGQGYGKVPLNVKELGIDTMSISAHKIHGPQGIGALYQKTGTKLAQLIHGVKRVDNLQTGGLSIALIAGFAKAAELVFNDFEGNAAYLRELSNYLLEKLEKEIPFVELNGPRGEKRAPHNINVSIDFIEGEAITMMLDQKGITVATGSACASEGLKANYILMAMGKTHIQSHGSMKFTVSRYTTKAELDETVRALVEITQELRNRSPLYLAMTKEK
- a CDS encoding Rrf2 family transcriptional regulator; protein product: MAVNTRTEYALRALLEIADSSREAVSAKKICQRQALPKKYIEHLLADLKAANLIVSSSGAKGGYFLSRKPTEITLADILKAVDDDSLNPNCNINAKRFCPEGHCPLSSFFRALGIKIDVILTQYTLAEIYNAWKGEK